AGGCAACATGTTGTATATTACATGTAATAGGGGTCTTGCCCTTCAGAAGAAATTTGCGTTTATTTAAGAGTTATTTTGTACGTTTAATATATGTTGTATTTGTAATGTTGCGAGCATTTGTTAATGGTAGAACATTTAGTTTTAACGATAAAATAACCCCTGCAAAGCCACAGGTAAGAGGTTCTCATGgaaaacacaatttattataccactttaaattagttaaagaaaaaaaaatatgtacaatcattttaaaataaacgaTGCTTATTCCAAATTTTCCCCCAAATTTATATACTTGAATAACTAAAAACATTCCAACAGAGTCTAACAGAgagtttattaaatgttatatttcaGAGTCTAAAAGGGCTGTCTGATCTTGGAATCATGCAGTGAAGCAAAAGAATTTTTCAACGAGAAGTATGACAGTATTCAAAGTAATTATACATAGTTACAGGAAATAACAGTTACAATTATCTTTAAAGTCACCTTTATctagcatgtttttttatacCAATGTAATTAGATTATATGAGATAATCTAATAGAGATAAAAGAGATATGTACGCTATATGGCAACAGAGTTATAGCATAATTTTTGGACATTCTTTTCTAAATCCAACTGTCATTTTAGTTCATCCAAATtgtgttcagtggggttaaaGTCAAGGCTTTGTGCCGGTCAATTAAGATCTTCCAAACTAGGTCTAGTTTCTAGGTCTTTATTGACCTGGCTCTGTGCACAGTGGCgatgtcatgctggaacatgttTGAGCCTCTTAgcttcacagaataatttataatgttaCAACAAACAAAGACATCCTTTACAACTTTGTAGCAACAGATTAGGAAagtctcatacagtacatgggtGAGAGTGAGAtctccacaaacttttggccataagTAAGCAGTGTAATTGATTCAGTTTATACTAGGGctgtgcaattaaatttttttatttgaagttaTGACTTGAAACAGTTATGAAAACATAATATGTCAAAGATACAGTAATCATCAAAGATAATTGAGATAAAATAATGCAATTGCAGTGATGTTcttgttttgtaaaataaattcagCATGTCCATTTGCTTTACAGTGATGCCAAAACAATTTAAAGTTCAAGATAATGcactgttaaaaaagaaaaattgtactttttttaagtACAATGATTGCTTGATGTTTCAACGAGTATGGTGTTATATAACTTTGATCTCAAGATTAACCATAAGAATATTACGATTTTTGCCAAAACTGAGCACCCCTAGCTTATGCATTCAACACAATTTCTTATTAAATATGTTcctcaaacatttattttattttaaatataaaaagataaaagaaattaaaatattgggaAAATTCTTTTCCAAGCATTAGCTAGTTGCTTTCGAAACAATGACTGTGCAAAACCTAAAGTAATGCTGGTTCCAAAGGCATAAAATGAGACTATAGTTGAAAGGATATTTTGATTTTGGTCGTAATTTAATGTTCCGTACATATATATACCTAAATCTACAATAACCCCAAGTGAGCAAATTAAGTAAAGTAGAGCTTGTATTGCAACACTTCTGATGGTCATCCTTATCTGTTTCTGGAATCGGGGTGAAGAGAGGGTGTTGCTCTCCTCCATGTTCTTCACATGTTTCCACAGGTAAATCACAGTTGCACAACTTGATGTTGACATTCCACACAGATTCAAGACCAACATGGCTAATGTCAAAGAAAAGACTAAATACCACGTAACAATGATCCATAACAAGGAAGAATTATGGGGAACACCCATGACTGTGTCATTAGCACTAGCGTTATTGCTAACAATAACTGTAAATGCAGTGATTAAACTCAATCCAAATAGATAGACAATTCCACTGGTCAGCAAAGTAAAGTAAATAAGGACCTGAATGTTCTTTTTCAACCACATGAATTTGAATTGTAAAGGAATAATTTGGcagtaataaaacacattctGCCAAAATGATGACGTTACACTAGTCATCATAGTGTAAACCATACACTGGGAAATAACATAAGACCACACATCAGAATATCTTGGAAAACAATTGATACAGACCTTCAAAAGAGTAAAGGCATTGATAGTGGTGTTACATCCAACAAGTATTCCTTGTAAAACATTAAGCGGTTGTTTCAGTTGCTCTTGCTCACGCTGCTGAAAGGCCATACAGTAGatgaaaaaaatgttcataAGGATGCTGAAAAAAGATGCAGGTACATTAAGTGAAGTGAAATATTCAGAGCTCATTTCAGAAAGTACAAACAGGGGTGCACTGTTCGCCATTTTGATTATTTAGTCTTTCTCTCCTGAAAAGTGTTTAGCTTTATAATGCAGAACTGATATATTCCCTGTTAACACCccttgcaaaaaaacaacagggtGGTTCTTTCCTACCTCCGCAgcacattttaattattggGCATTAGAAGTGATTCTTCCTTTGCATGAGAACATCATGGCCACTTCCTTCAAGCCACTACACATGTATTTCCATACTGTTGGTCTATGTACACAACAAGTACACAGCTTGTGGAGTGCATCCCATACAATACATTTTTGTACAGTAGTGTCATAGTAGTAAAGAGAATAATTAGAAGTAAGTAGAACCATTAAAGACAACAATAACTATATTAATagtttttatgcaaattaattGCATGCTGTTTTatacacactgcctggccaaaagaaTCAACACATGGATTTAATTAACCAAACAGGTAAGAGTCTTTTATTGGATGATTCCTGCAGTGGGTCAGCTGACTGCCAGTTATGTAACCTGTAACCTTAACCGATGCAGTGAGtatcttctcatttcttaaacaagcaTGCCACATTACATATCCTGTCATCATGGCAAAGATGTAACACTGTTTcagtgtttcagaagggtctaattattggtctgcatcaagcaaagaaaacaactatgaAGAATGTTGAAGCTAtgaaaattgggttaagaactgtccatcACATTGCTACTGTAAAATCTGGCAGGATAATGGTGAACCCTCATTTTCGAGGAAAAAATTTGGTCAGAAAAAGTGTAATGGATGGAGATTACTTAAAcattttgtgaaataaaataattgtaagtaaaaacaacaacagtaaaacCCACAGCCATGTTTACTAACTCACAGGATTAAGACTAATAtggagtggccagagagtctcatcagacctaaGAATTtagtttctcatggtctgagagtccttcgggtgccttttggcaaactccaggcgggctcccatgtgccttttacttccgtctggccactctaccacataggcctgattggtggattgctgcagagatggttgtccttttGGAAGCTTCTCCtttctccacagaggacctctggagctctgacaatGAGTGAcaatcgggttcttggtcacctccctgactaaggcccttctcccctgatcgctcagtttagatggccggccagctctaggaagagtcctggtggtttcgaacttcttccacttacggatgatgaaggccactgtgctcattgggaccttcaaagcagcagaaatttttctgtaaccttccccagatttgtgcctcgagacaatcctgtctctgaggtctacagacaattcctttgacttcatgcttggtttgtgctctgacatgaactcttaactgtgggaccttatggAGACAGGTGTgcgcctttccaaatcatgtccaatcaactgaatttaccacaggtggactctaattaagctgcagaaacatctcaaggatgatcaggggaaacaggatgcgcctgacctcaattttgagcttcatggcaaaggctgtgaacacttatgtacaatttttttttatttgaataaatttgcaaaaatttcaaacttttgttatgttgtcattatggggtgttgtgtgtagaattctgaggaaaaaataaatttaatccattttagaataaggctgtgacataacaaaatgtggaaaaagtgatgcgctgtgaatactttccgggtGCACTGTACATACATGTACATACCCATATATttgggggcagtggtggctcagtgtgttaaggctctgtgTTACCGATTAAAAGAATAGCAGTTCGAgtcccagctccgccaggttgctgctgttgggcccttgagcaaggcccttaaccctgtcatTCCTGgggcactgtaaaaaaaaatgtgatgccTTCTTTTGTGATTAGACTCCCTAACAATTGGTTATCTTCTGGCCACTTAATCCTGTGAGCTTTTGTCACTTTGTCCATG
The DNA window shown above is from Clarias gariepinus isolate MV-2021 ecotype Netherlands chromosome 5, CGAR_prim_01v2, whole genome shotgun sequence and carries:
- the LOC128524405 gene encoding uncharacterized protein LOC128524405, with the protein product MANSAPLFVLSEMSSEYFTSLNVPASFFSILMNIFFIYCMAFQQREQEQLKQPLNVLQGILVGCNTTINAFTLLKVCINCFPRYSDVWSYVISQCMVYTMMTSVTSSFWQNVFYYCQIIPLQFKFMWLKKNIQVLIYFTLLTSGIVYLFGLSLITAFTVIVSNNASANDTVMGVPHNSSLLWIIVTWYLVFSLTLAMLVLNLCGMSTSSCATVIYLWKHVKNMEESNTLSSPRFQKQIRMTIRSVAIQALLYLICSLGVIVDLGIYMYGTLNYDQNQNILSTIVSFYAFGTSITLGFAQSLFRKQLANAWKRIFPIF